In Mycobacterium sp. 050128, one genomic interval encodes:
- a CDS encoding glutamate--cysteine ligase: protein MGEEVKRTTYDRAHAREYRRKVQLCLDVFETMLAQSRFDSDRPLTGMEIECNLVDADYQPAMSNRPVLDAIADPAYQKELGAYNIEFNVPPRPLPGHTGLDLEAEVRASLNDAQTKAGAQGTRIVMIGILPTLMPEHLSRDGWMSDSARYAALNDSIFNARGEDIPIHISGPEPLSWESVTIAPESACTSMQLHLQVAPDDFAPNWNAAQVMAGPQLALGANSPYFFGHQLWSETRVEVFSQSTDTRPEELKTQGVRPRVWFGERWISSILDLFKENIRYFPSLLPELSDEDPAAELAAGRIPQLAELRLHNGTVYRWNRPVYDVSDGRPHLRLENRVLPAGPTVIDMLANSAFYYGTLRTLSEDENPLWTKMSFAAAHHNFLEAARHGMDTVLHWPGLGEVAATKLVLDTLLPIADEGLRRWGVDAEVRDRFLGVIEGRAKAGRNGASWQVATVRALQDSGMTRRAALAQMLRRYCDHMHANEPVHTWPC from the coding sequence GTGGGCGAAGAGGTCAAGCGCACCACGTATGACCGCGCACACGCGCGGGAGTACCGGCGCAAGGTGCAGCTGTGTCTGGACGTCTTCGAGACGATGCTTGCCCAGTCACGGTTCGACTCCGACCGCCCGCTGACCGGCATGGAAATCGAATGCAATCTCGTCGATGCCGACTATCAGCCCGCCATGTCGAATCGGCCCGTGCTCGATGCCATCGCAGATCCGGCCTACCAGAAGGAATTAGGCGCCTACAACATCGAATTCAACGTCCCTCCCCGGCCGCTGCCCGGCCATACCGGGCTGGACCTGGAGGCAGAAGTGCGGGCCAGCCTCAACGATGCGCAGACCAAGGCCGGCGCACAGGGCACCCGCATCGTGATGATCGGCATCCTGCCCACGCTGATGCCCGAGCATCTGTCCCGCGACGGTTGGATGAGCGATTCGGCGCGGTACGCCGCGCTGAACGACTCGATCTTCAATGCGCGCGGTGAGGACATTCCGATACATATCTCGGGCCCGGAGCCACTGAGTTGGGAATCGGTCACCATCGCTCCCGAATCCGCTTGCACCAGTATGCAATTGCACTTGCAGGTCGCTCCCGACGACTTCGCCCCGAACTGGAACGCGGCGCAGGTGATGGCCGGCCCGCAGCTGGCGCTGGGCGCCAACTCGCCCTACTTCTTCGGTCATCAGCTGTGGTCGGAGACCCGTGTCGAGGTGTTCTCGCAGTCCACCGACACCCGGCCCGAGGAACTCAAGACGCAAGGGGTACGGCCACGAGTGTGGTTCGGCGAGCGCTGGATCAGTTCGATCCTCGATCTGTTCAAAGAGAACATCCGTTACTTTCCGTCCCTGCTGCCCGAGCTGTCCGACGAGGATCCGGCCGCCGAGTTGGCCGCCGGCCGCATCCCGCAGCTTGCCGAACTTCGCTTGCACAACGGCACCGTGTACCGATGGAACCGGCCGGTGTACGACGTGAGCGACGGGCGCCCGCACCTGCGGTTGGAGAATCGGGTGTTGCCGGCCGGGCCCACCGTCATCGACATGCTGGCCAACTCCGCGTTCTACTACGGCACGCTGCGCACCTTGTCCGAGGACGAGAACCCGCTGTGGACGAAGATGAGTTTCGCTGCGGCGCATCATAATTTCCTCGAAGCGGCCCGCCACGGGATGGACACCGTGCTGCATTGGCCCGGTCTGGGTGAAGTGGCGGCGACCAAGTTGGTGCTCGACACGCTGTTGCCGATCGCCGACGAAGGACTGCGCCGGTGGGGCGTGGACGCCGAGGTGCGCGATCGTTTCCTCGGTGTCATCGAGGGCCGCGCCAAGGCCGGCCGCAACGGCGCCAGCTGGCAGGTGGCAACGGTGCGCGCACTGCAGGACTCCGGCATGACGCGGCGCGCGGCGCTGGCGCAGATGCTGCGCCGGTATTGCGACCACATGCACGCCAACGAGCCGGTCCACACCTGGCCCTGCTAG
- the glpK gene encoding glycerol kinase GlpK: protein MAGTCRSSRRRRQVAEFVAAIDQGTTSTRCMIFDHDGAEVARHQLEHEQILPQAGWVEHNPIEIWERTSSVLMSVLNTSKFSTKDIAALGITNQRETTLVWNRRTGRPYYNAIVWQDTRTDRIASALDRDGRGDVIRRKAGLPPATYFSGGKLQWILDNVDGVRAAAESGDALFGTADTWVLWNLTGGARGGVHVTDVTNASRTMLMDLETLDWDDELLSFFSIPRAMLPAIASSSPTQPYGVTSADGPLGAEVPITGVLGDQHAAMVGQVCLSAGEAKNTYGTGNFLLLNTGETIVRSDNGLLTTVCYQFGDAKPVYALEGSIAVTGSAVQWLRDQLGIISGAAQSEWLAREVPDNGGVYFVPAFSGLFAPYWRSDARGVIVGLSRYNTNAHLARATLEAICYQSRDVVDAMAADSGVRLEVLKVDGGITGNELCMQIQADVLGVDVVRPVVAETTALGAAYAAGLAVGFWADPSDLRANWQEDKRWTPKWDDDQRAEGYAGWRKAVQRTLDWVDVS, encoded by the coding sequence ATGGCAGGAACGTGTCGCAGTTCACGACGAAGGAGACAGGTGGCCGAGTTCGTCGCAGCTATTGATCAAGGCACCACCAGCACCCGCTGCATGATTTTCGATCACGACGGCGCCGAGGTCGCACGTCATCAGCTCGAGCACGAGCAGATCCTGCCGCAGGCCGGCTGGGTCGAGCACAATCCGATCGAGATCTGGGAACGTACCTCCTCGGTGTTGATGTCGGTGCTGAACACCTCGAAGTTCTCGACGAAAGACATTGCCGCGCTGGGAATTACAAACCAACGCGAGACGACTCTGGTGTGGAATCGGCGTACCGGCCGCCCGTATTACAACGCGATCGTGTGGCAGGACACCCGTACCGACCGGATCGCGTCGGCGCTGGACCGCGACGGGCGTGGCGACGTGATTCGGCGCAAGGCCGGCCTGCCCCCGGCCACCTATTTCTCCGGCGGGAAGCTGCAATGGATCCTGGACAACGTCGACGGCGTGCGCGCGGCGGCCGAAAGTGGTGACGCCCTGTTCGGCACCGCGGACACCTGGGTGTTGTGGAATCTGACCGGCGGTGCCCGGGGCGGGGTACACGTCACCGACGTGACCAATGCCAGCCGGACCATGCTGATGGACCTGGAAACGCTGGACTGGGACGACGAGCTGTTGTCGTTCTTCTCGATTCCGCGCGCGATGCTGCCGGCGATCGCGTCGTCGTCGCCCACGCAGCCCTACGGCGTCACGTCGGCAGATGGGCCGCTCGGCGCCGAGGTGCCGATCACCGGCGTGCTGGGTGACCAGCATGCCGCGATGGTCGGGCAGGTATGTCTGTCCGCGGGAGAGGCGAAAAACACCTACGGCACCGGCAATTTCCTGCTGCTCAATACCGGCGAGACCATCGTGCGCTCCGACAACGGTCTGCTGACCACGGTCTGTTACCAGTTCGGGGACGCCAAACCCGTCTACGCGCTGGAGGGTTCGATCGCGGTCACCGGCTCGGCGGTGCAGTGGCTGCGCGATCAGCTGGGCATCATCAGCGGTGCCGCGCAAAGCGAATGGCTGGCCCGCGAGGTTCCCGACAACGGCGGGGTGTACTTCGTCCCGGCGTTCTCCGGGTTGTTCGCCCCGTACTGGCGTTCCGATGCGCGCGGTGTGATCGTCGGGCTGTCGCGGTACAACACCAACGCGCATCTGGCCCGCGCGACGCTGGAGGCGATCTGTTACCAGAGCCGCGACGTGGTGGACGCGATGGCCGCGGATTCCGGTGTGCGCCTTGAGGTGCTGAAAGTCGACGGCGGCATCACCGGCAACGAGCTGTGCATGCAGATCCAGGCCGACGTGCTGGGCGTGGACGTGGTGCGGCCGGTGGTCGCCGAGACCACCGCGCTGGGCGCCGCCTACGCGGCCGGGTTGGCGGTCGGGTTCTGGGCCGATCCGTCCGATCTGCGTGCCAACTGGCAGGAAGACAAGCGGTGGACGCCGAAATGGGACGACGACCAGCGCGCCGAGGGATATGCGGGGTGGCGCAAGGCCGTGCAGCGCACGCTGGATTGGGTCGACGTCTCGTAG
- a CDS encoding PadR family transcriptional regulator produces the protein MSNPFTPPEGPFSGHPGTGFGFGPGHGPGQRRALHGARRQARREFLENLRDQAGDQGFGPGFGPGFGPGFGPGFGPGFGFGPGGRRGGWRRGGHNRGKRGDVRAAILALLAERPMHGYEMIQQIAERSNGIWKPSPGSVYPTLQLLDDEGLISASQSDGSKKLFELTEEGRAAAEKVGTPPWDEIAEGADPGQMNLRSAIGQLFGAVAQSAHTASAEQQQRISEILNNARREVYGILGED, from the coding sequence ATGAGCAATCCATTCACTCCCCCAGAGGGACCATTCAGCGGTCACCCCGGCACCGGATTCGGCTTCGGCCCCGGACACGGCCCCGGACAAAGGCGGGCCCTGCACGGCGCCCGGCGCCAGGCCCGACGCGAATTCCTCGAAAACCTCCGCGACCAGGCCGGCGATCAGGGCTTTGGCCCCGGCTTCGGGCCGGGCTTCGGCCCCGGCTTCGGGCCGGGCTTCGGCCCCGGGTTCGGTTTCGGCCCCGGCGGACGACGCGGCGGCTGGCGTCGCGGCGGCCACAACCGCGGCAAGCGCGGTGACGTGCGGGCGGCCATCCTGGCACTGCTCGCCGAGCGGCCGATGCACGGCTACGAGATGATCCAGCAGATCGCCGAACGCAGCAACGGGATCTGGAAGCCCAGCCCCGGCTCGGTGTACCCGACGCTGCAGCTGCTCGACGACGAGGGCCTGATCTCCGCAAGCCAAAGCGACGGCAGCAAAAAGCTTTTCGAGCTGACCGAAGAAGGGCGTGCGGCTGCCGAGAAGGTCGGGACGCCGCCGTGGGACGAGATCGCCGAAGGCGCCGACCCCGGTCAGATGAATCTGCGGTCGGCCATCGGCCAGCTGTTCGGAGCGGTCGCGCAATCCGCGCACACCGCCTCCGCCGAGCAGCAGCAGCGCATCAGCGAGATCCTGAACAATGCGCGCCGCGAGGTCTACGGCATCCTCGGCGAGGACTGA
- a CDS encoding RDD family protein, producing the protein MSEVVTGDAVVLDVQIAQLPVRALSALIDITVIFLLYIVGLMLWAATLTQFDGALSGAILIIFTVLVMVGYPMAFETATRGRSVGKIIMGLRVVADDGGPERFRQALFRALASVVEIWMLAGSPAVICSIFSSKAKRVGDIFAGTVVVSERGPRLGPPPMMPPSLAWWASSLQLSNLDAGQAEVARQFLSRAHQLDPQLRMQMSYRIAGDVVSRIAPPPPPGTPPELVLAAVLAERHRRELARLRTAMPPGPPTGPWTAGPQFQAPPGWPAAPPTAMPRQPAPVPWPQPAAPQATLPQPEQQTGGFAPPR; encoded by the coding sequence ATGTCGGAGGTGGTGACCGGGGACGCCGTGGTGCTGGACGTGCAGATCGCCCAGCTGCCGGTGCGAGCCCTGAGCGCGCTGATCGACATCACGGTGATCTTCCTCTTGTACATCGTCGGGCTGATGCTCTGGGCGGCCACGCTGACACAATTCGACGGCGCGCTGAGCGGGGCCATCCTGATCATCTTCACGGTGCTGGTAATGGTCGGCTATCCGATGGCATTCGAAACGGCCACCCGGGGCCGCTCGGTGGGCAAGATCATCATGGGCTTGCGCGTGGTGGCCGACGACGGCGGCCCAGAACGCTTCCGGCAGGCCCTTTTTCGCGCGCTGGCATCGGTGGTGGAGATCTGGATGCTCGCCGGGAGCCCGGCCGTGATCTGCAGCATTTTCTCGTCGAAAGCCAAGCGCGTCGGCGACATCTTCGCCGGGACGGTCGTTGTCAGTGAACGCGGGCCACGTTTAGGGCCGCCGCCGATGATGCCTCCGTCGCTGGCGTGGTGGGCGTCGTCGCTGCAGTTGTCGAATCTCGATGCCGGCCAGGCCGAAGTCGCACGCCAATTCCTTTCCCGCGCACACCAACTCGACCCGCAGCTGCGCATGCAGATGTCATACCGAATCGCCGGTGACGTGGTCTCCCGGATCGCGCCGCCGCCCCCGCCCGGCACTCCCCCCGAGCTGGTCCTGGCTGCCGTCCTGGCCGAGCGCCACCGCCGCGAGCTGGCGCGGTTGCGCACCGCAATGCCGCCGGGCCCCCCGACGGGACCCTGGACTGCCGGGCCGCAGTTTCAGGCACCGCCCGGATGGCCCGCCGCACCGCCGACAGCCATGCCACGCCAGCCTGCGCCGGTCCCCTGGCCGCAGCCGGCAGCACCGCAGGCGACGCTGCCGCAGCCGGAACAGCAAACGGGCGGCTTCGCGCCGCCGCGCTAG